From one Actinomycetota bacterium genomic stretch:
- the rplK gene encoding 50S ribosomal protein L11, with protein MAKKVLSYIKLQIPAGQANPAPPVGPALGQHGVNIMEFCKTFNERTQQQMGDIVPVEITVFEDRSFTFVTKTPPAAQLLLKAAGVPKGSGTPHTVKVATVTRDQVRDIAERKMEDLNAIDIDGAMKIIEGTARSMGILVEG; from the coding sequence ATGGCCAAGAAGGTCCTGAGCTACATCAAGCTGCAGATCCCCGCCGGCCAGGCGAACCCGGCGCCCCCCGTGGGCCCCGCCCTCGGCCAGCACGGTGTCAACATCATGGAGTTCTGCAAGACGTTCAACGAGCGCACGCAGCAGCAGATGGGCGACATCGTCCCCGTCGAGATCACGGTGTTCGAGGACCGCTCCTTCACCTTCGTCACCAAGACCCCTCCCGCCGCGCAACTGCTGCTCAAGGCTGCAGGTGTGCCGAAGGGCTCGGGTACCCCACACACCGTCAAGGTCGCGACCGTGACGCGCGATCAGGTGCGTGACATCGCCGAGCGCAAGATGGAGGACCTCAACGCGATCGACATCGACGGGGCGATGAAGATCATCGAGGGCACCGCCCGGTCGATGGGCATCCTCGTCGAGGGCTGA